DNA sequence from the Calditrichota bacterium genome:
GGATAACATCATACCGGTTAGCCAAAGAAACCAAAATGCCTCCAACACGAATTTCTCAAATTGTCCGCGAGAAACGCCGTATTACCCCAGATACAGCTCTCCGGTTATCTAAGTTTTTTAGCAACTCGGCTGAATTCTGGTTAAATTTACAAATGGAATTTGACTTGAGGGAGGGTAGGTCACAAATAAAAAACGAACTTGATTCTATCAACCATTTCCAAGCGATTTGATTATTTCAATGAAAAAAAACTACCTTGCTTTTGAAGATTTAACTGCTCTTGAACTTGATGCCCTCAATCGTGAAAAAACGGTTTTTCTACTTTCCGTAAGCTTGCTGGAAGAGCATGGCCCGCATCTGCCTTTTGGCGTAGATGTATTTGTTGCCGAGTTTATGGCTGAAAAACTAATGGATGAAATAAGTGAAAATCATAATGATTTTACAATTGTAAAATTTCCGCCTCTTCACGTTGGCAGTGGTGGCATTCGCTGGTTGGGTACAATTAACAGCAAGCAGCGCACGATGCGTAAAATCGTTTATGACTATTGCTCACATCTTGGGAAACATGGTTTTAAATATGTGCTGCTTTCAAATGGTCATGGCGGGTTAGGTCATGTAGTTGCCCTCGAAGAAGCTGCCCGAAAATGCTCCAGAAAATACAATATGTCCGTTATTTCACCGAGTGGAAATGTTGCCTTTAATCTGATGACCGGGGAATATATCCATGAGATTGAAGCTATTTTGGGATCGGAGTTTTCAGAGCAGGAGAAGGAAAATATAAAAAATGATTCCCATGCCGGCTGGTGGGAAACAAGTGTAATGCTTTTGATGAAACCTCACCTGGTAAAGGATTCATTTAAGAAGTTGGAGCCTTATGTTTTAACACGGGGGCAGCGCATGCGCAACAAAGTCTATCCCGGTGACCAGGGCTTTCG
Encoded proteins:
- a CDS encoding creatininase family protein — its product is MKKNYLAFEDLTALELDALNREKTVFLLSVSLLEEHGPHLPFGVDVFVAEFMAEKLMDEISENHNDFTIVKFPPLHVGSGGIRWLGTINSKQRTMRKIVYDYCSHLGKHGFKYVLLSNGHGGLGHVVALEEAARKCSRKYNMSVISPSGNVAFNLMTGEYIHEIEAILGSEFSEQEKENIKNDSHAGWWETSVMLLMKPHLVKDSFKKLEPYVLTRGQRMRNKVYPGDQGFRGYPAKATKEYAQAVVDVMVKHTMELVNEWLAGKDMKKKASSPLYNMLFFRTNFDRTVIFSVLIIFVIICYFVFR
- a CDS encoding HigA family addiction module antidote protein, with protein sequence MSKLPNIHPGEILREEFLRELGITSYRLAKETKMPPTRISQIVREKRRITPDTALRLSKFFSNSAEFWLNLQMEFDLREGRSQIKNELDSINHFQAI